Below is a genomic region from Nocardioides panacis.
ACCGCGGTGGTGGAGAAGGCGGGGCTCGCGCTGACCGGGTTCCCCGTGGACGCGGACCTCCCCACGCTGGCCCGTGCCATGGGGGCGGGGGCGTTGCGGGGGTTCGCCCCCACCCGGACCGGCGCGGGGCCGTCGGTGGAGGTGGCCCACCGCCCGCGGGAGGGCGCGTGCACGCTGCGGTACCGGTTCGTCTCGGGGCGCGGCCCGTCGCACGGCCAGCCCCGGCGCACGCTCTACGGCAAGGTCTACCCGGACGACAGCGGGGCGCGGGTCGACGGGTACCTGCGCGCACTGGTGCGGGACCGCGGCAGACGGCTGCCGTTCCCGGCGCGGTTCCCGACGTCGGTCGCCTACGTCCGGGGCATGCGCCTGCTGGTCACGGCCGAGCTCGCGGGCGAGGCGGTCGTGCCGCGGCTGCTCAAGGCCGCCCTGGCGCCGACCGGCGACTCGACCGCGCCGGCCGGCACTGCCCTGCACGCCGCCGTCCGGGACTCGGGCCGCGCGCTCGCGTCGCTGCACGCGGCACACGTGGCCAAGGCGCCGGTGCGGCTGCCGCGGGACGAGCTGGCCACCCTGCGCCGCGACCTCGACCTGGTCGCGGGGGTCTGGCCGGACGTGGCGGCCCGGGTCGTCAGCGGCGACTGGGCGTCGAGGGACGCGCCTGAGCCCGCGCAGCTCGTCCTGTCGCACGGGGACTTCACGCCGTCGCAGGTGCTGCTGTGCCCGGGGCGCACGCCGGCCGTGCTCGACCTCGACACGCTCTGCTGGGCCGACCCGGCGCAGGACCTCGGCCGCTACCTCGCCCACCTCCTGCTGCTGGCCGGCAGGTACGGCGACCCGGCCCCGGGCGACACGCTCGAGCGCCTGGCCCAGGAGCTGGTGGGCGGGTACCTCGAGGCGTCCGGCGGCACCGGGCCGTCCCCGGACCCGGAGCGCATCACGTTCTTCATGACCACGTCGCTGGCCCGGGCGGCCCTCAACTCCTGCCGCCAGCTCAAGAGCCACCGCCTCGAGCTCGCCCTGTCCCTGCTCGACGACATCTAGGCAAGGAGCACCGCCCGTGACCACCACCTACGACGCGACCTCGGTCGTCGCATCCCTCGCCGCCTTCGGCCGGCTGCCCGAGTGGCTGGCCGCCGGGATGGACGCGCCGCGGCTCTGCGCGGGCCTGGCCCGCCGGGTGCCCGAGCTCCGCGACGGACGGCTCCGGCTGCTCGCCTGCTCGCCCGAGCGGTTGCGCGCCAAGGACGACGAGTGGCGGGCGCGCTACACGGTCGTGGTCGCGGAGCCGGGAGGTGCGCCGCGCGACGTCGTCCTCGTCGGCAACCTGTGGCCGCCCGGACGGCAGCCGACGCCGACGGAGGGCGACCCCGAGGTCCCCTTCGGCGATCCCGGGTGGCGGTGCGCGCTGCCCGATCCGAGGCTCGACCTGCAGGTGCAGACCGCGGACGACGCGCTCCCCGCCCTGCCGCAGCTGGCCGACCCGACCCGGGCGGCACGACTGCTGGAGCCGGTCCTGCGGGACGCGGGCTACCGGGACGCCACGATCGCCACCTGCGACCCGGTCGTCGTGCGCTACAAGCCCGGGAGCCGCTGCACGGTCGTGGTCGGCCTGACCTACGCCGACCGGTCGACCGACCCGGTGCCGCCGGACCGGGTCGTCGTCAAGACCCACCACGGCGACAAGGGGGGAGTCCGCGTGGGAGGCGATGAACGCGCTCTGGCAGCCCCCACGACCGTGGGCCGCGGCCGTGCGGCTGGCCGAGCCGCTGGGATACCTCGCGGACGAGCGGATCCTGGTGCAGGGCCCGGTGCCGGGGGACCGGCTCCTCAAGGACCTGGCCCGGGAGGCGATCGTCGAGACCGGCGACCGGCTCGACGCGTTCCGGGTGCAGCTGACGGCCACCGCGCGAGGGCTCGCCGCGGTGCACCGGTCGGGTGCGTCGTACGGGCGGACGGACACGCTCGAGGAGGAGCTGGACAAGGTGCGCGAGGTCGTCGAGAGGCTGGCGACCAGCGTGCCCGAGCTGGCCGCCGCCGCACGACCGCTCGTCAGCCGCCTCACCGAGCTGGCCGCGGACACCGACCCGGACCCGGTCGTGCCGTCGCACCACGACTTCCGGCCGGCCCAGGTGCTGCTCGACGGGGACGACGTCGCGTTCGTCGACTTCGACGGCGCCTGCATGGCCGAGCCCGCGCTCGACGTCGGCAGGTTCCGCGCCAAGCTGCGGGACACCGGCATCTCCGCGTTCGGTCCCGACGCCCCGGTGCCGTCCCCGGAGTGGGTCGAGGCGAACCTGGCGCTCGTCGACGACTTCTGCGAGCAATTCCTGGCCGACTACCAGAGATGGACGCCGGTCTCGCGCGACCGCGTGCTGCTGTGGGAGACCTGCGACCTGCTCACGACCCTGCTGCACGCCTGGACCAAGGTGCGGGTGGCCCGCGTCGAGCAACGGCTCACCCTGCTCGTGCACCAGATCGGCACCGGCGGACTCCTGGACCGGGACGCGCCACGGTCCTGAGGCCGCGCCACCGACGTGCGAGGGTGGCGGCGTGCACCGCAACCTCTACGACCCGGTCCTCCGCATCGAGCGCACCCTGAGCCGGATCCGCTCGGCGACGTACGTCGACCGGCATCCCGTCGCGGTCGAGGTGCAGCACCTCGCCGGCGAGCCCGAGCCGTTCGCCGACGTCGTACGACGCCCGTTCGAGCCGTGCGAGGTCGGCCTGGCCTGGGGGCCCGCCTGGTCCACCAGCTGGTTCCACCTGACCGGCGACGTGCCGGCGTCCCTGCGCGGCCGGACCGTCGAGCTGCACGTCGACCTGGGCTTCACCGCCGCGACGCCCGGCTTCCAGGCCGAGGGGCTGGCCTACGCCGCGGACGGCCGGGTCCTCAAGGGCATCGAGCCGCGCACGTCCTACGTCCCGGTGACCGGCGACCGCGTCGACGTCTACGTCGAGGCGGCCGCCAACCCCACGGTCTTCGTCGCGGGCTTCCCGCGGACCCCGCTGGGCGACGTGCTGACCGCTCCCCGTGACCCGCTCTACCGGCTGGCCCGGGCCGAGCTGGTCGCCGTCGAGACCGAGGTGCGCGCGCTCGGCCACGACGTCGAGGTGCTGCTCGGCACGGTCACCTCGATGCTCGAGGGCGACCCGCGCCGCGCCCGGGTGCTCACCGCGCTCCAGGCGATGGCCGACGGGCTCGACGTGAACGACCTGGCCGGGGGCGCCGCCGCGGCCCGCGGACGGCTCGCCGACGTCCTCGCCGCACCCGCCAACGCCAGCGCCCCGCTCGTCTCGGCCGCCGGCCACGCGCACATCGACTCGGCCTGGCTGTGGCCGGTCCGCGAGACCATCCGCAAGTGCGCGCGCACCTTCGCGAACGTCCTCGCGCTGGCAGAGGAGCACGAGGACCTGCGGTTCGCCTGCTCGTCGGCGCAGCAGTACGCCTGGATGCAGCAGCACCACCCCGACCTCTTCGAGCGGATCCGGGCCGGCGTGGAGTCCGGCCACTTCGTGCCCGTCGGCGGCATGTGGGTCGAGTCCGACACGAACCTGCCCGGCGGCGAGGCGCTGGTCCGACAGCTCGTGCACGGCACCCGGTTCTTCGCCGAGGAGCTCGGCGTCGAGACCGACGAGGTGTGGCTGCCCGACTCGTTCGGCTACACCGGCTCGCTGCCGCAGATCGCCCGGCTGGCCGGGAAGAAGTGGTTCCTCAGCCAGAAGATGTCCTGGAACCAGACCGACGACTTCCCGCACCACACGTTCTGGTGGGAGGGCATCGACGGCACCCGGGTGTTCACGCACTTCCCGCCCACGGACACCTACAACGCCGAGGTGACGCCGGCCGAGCTCGCCCGGGGGATGTCGGAGTTCCGGGAGGCCGGCCCGGCCTCCCGCTCGCTGCTGCTCTTCGGGTACGGCGACGGGGGCGGCGGCCCGACCCGGGAGATGGTCGAGCGGGCGCACCGGTTCGCCGACCTCGAGGGCATGCCCCGGGTCCGGCTCGAGTCGCCGGCGGAGTTCTTCGTCGGCGCCCAGGAGGAGTACGCCGACGCGCCGGTGTGGTCCGGGGAGATGTACCTGGAGTACCACCGCGGCGTCTACACCTCGCAGATCGCGATGAAGCAGGGCAACCGCCGCACCGAGCACCTGCTCCGCGAGGCCGAGCTGTGGTGCACCCTGGCCACCCTGCGCACCGGGGCGGCCTACCCCTACGACGAGCTCGAGCGGCTCTGGCGCTCGACGCTGCTGCTGCAGTTCCACGACATCCTGCCGGGCAGCTCGATCGCGTGGGTGCACCGCGAGGCCCGCGCGACCTACGCCGAGCTGGCCGGCGCGCTCGAGACGGTCATCGGCACGGCGCTGCGCGCGCTGGCCGGCGACGGCTCGGTGCCGGTGGCCTTCAACGCCTCCCCGTTCGCCGTCGACGGGGTGCCCGCGCTGGGCGGCGGTCCGGTCGCGCCCGCGGGTGCGGCGACCACGCTGACCGCGGGCGAGGCCGGCACGATCCTGCAGAACGAGCACCTCCGCGTCGAGGTGGACGCCCGCGGCCTGGTCGTCTCCGTCCTCGACCTGGCCGCCGGCCGCGAGGTGCTGACCTCCCCGGCGAACCTGCTCCAGCTGCACCCCGACACCCCGAACCGGTTCGACGCCTGGGACGTCGAGGCCTATGCCACGCACCGCGTCACGTCCCTGCACGACGCGGTCTGCCTGGACAGCCGGCTGCTCGACGACGGGACGGCCGAGCTGCACGTCGTACGCACCGAGGGGCCGTCCACGTTCGACCAGTGGGTGCGGCTGGCGCCGGGCAGCCGCCGGGTCGACTTCGAGACGACGGTGGACTGGCAGCACGACGAGACGCTGCTCAAGGTGGCGTTCCCGCTCGACGTGCACGCGGACCGCTCCACCTCGGAGATCGGCTACGGCCACGTGCACCGCGCGACGCACACGAACACCGGCTGGGACGCGGCGCGCTTCGAGATCTGCGCGCACCGGTGGATCCACGTCGGCGAGCCGGGGTACGGCGTCGCGCTGGTCAACGCCGGCACCTACGGCCACGACGTCGCGCGCTCCCGCAGCGGCGAGCGCCGCGGCCCGAGCCCGACCACGGTGCGGCTCACGCTGGCCCGCAGCCCGCGCTTCCCGGACCCGGACACCGACCGCGGCACGCACACGTTCCGCTACGGGCTGGTCGCTGGTGCGGAGCTTCCGGCCGCGGTCGAGGAGGGCTACCGGTTCCACCTGCCCACCCGGTCGGTCCTCGGCGCCCGACCCGTCGAGCCGGTGGTCCGGGTCGTCGCGGGGCACGCGGTGGTCGAGGCCGTGGAAGCTGGCCGAGGACCGCAGCGGCGACGTCGTGGTGCGCGTCTACGAGCCGTACGGCGGTCGCAGCGACGTGCTGCTGCGGCCGGGGTTCGACGTCGCGGACGTCCGGGTCACCGACCTGCACGAGCACGACGACGAGGTGGCCGCGACGCTGTGCCCGGTCGACGTACGGGAGGACGGGGTGGCCCTGCGGCTCGGACCCTTCCAGATCGTCACCCTCCGCTGGGTGCGCCGACCGGTCGCCTAGAGCAGCTCCACGTGGTCGCGGTACGGGTCGAGGCGGGCGTCGGAGACGTCGAGCTCGGTCACCATCAGGTCGATCCCGTCCCAGGGCAGGCATCGCGCCGCGGCGCCGGTCCCGAGCTTCTGTGAGTCGGCCGCCATCACGACGTGGTCGGAGAGCTCGGCCATCAGCCGCTTGATCTCGCACTCCTCCGCGCTGAACTCGCTCGTCCCGAAGGAGGGGTCGACGGCTGCGCTGGAGAGGAAGGCCCGGGCGAACGAGAACTGCTTGAGTGCGGCTGACGCGACGGGGCCGATGAGGCTGCCGGCGTTCGGGTCCTTCTGCCCACCGGTCAGGTAGGCGTGCACCCGGAGGTTGCGCGTCAGGGTCAGGAAGGTCTCGATCCCGTCGGTCACGACCGAGAGGTTCTCCGCGTGCGGCATCGAGCCGGCCAGCACCGAGATCGTGGAGGAGGCGTCCATGCAGATCCCGACGCCGCCGGAGGGCACCAGCGCGGCGAGCTTGCGGGCGATCTCCTGCTTGGCCCGCCCGGCCCGGTGCTCGCGGGCCTCGAAGTTGGCCGCACCGCTCACTGCACCGCCACGGACCCGACGCACCAGGCCGTCGTCCTCCATCGCCTGGAGGTCGCGCCGGATGGTCATGGTGCTGACCTTGAACCGCGAGGCCAGGTCCTCGATGCGCAGGCTGCCCCCTGAGCTGAGCAGCTCGGCGAGTGCCTGCCGTCTCCCCTCGAGGTCGACGGTGCTCCGAACCACCATGGGCGCTCCCTGCGGGCGTGTTGTGTGTTGTGAACATTGACATGAAACCACAAGCCTGGCTCGGGCGACAGTGCAGGAAGTCCCCAGGTCAGCGGGTCTCCAGGAGGCCGAGCAGCAGCAATCTGCCGGGTTTCGGGGTGGGATTATCGAGCGAACCTCTTGACGGCGAACGTTGGTACGTGTGAACTTCTCACCAATGAACATGTGACGTGCGCCGCACGTCGGAGGAGAGGAGAGGCCGTGACCGCAGCACTCGAGTGTCATGAGCTGACCAAGTCGTTCGGCGGGGTACCCGTGCTGCGCGGGGTCTCGCTCTCCCTCCAGCCGGGCACCGTCACGGCGCTCGCCGGTGAGAACGGCGCCGGCAAGTCCACGATGATGAAGATCGCCTCCGGGCAGGTGCGGGCGGACTCCGG
It encodes:
- a CDS encoding phosphotransferase family protein encodes the protein MNALWQPPRPWAAAVRLAEPLGYLADERILVQGPVPGDRLLKDLAREAIVETGDRLDAFRVQLTATARGLAAVHRSGASYGRTDTLEEELDKVREVVERLATSVPELAAAARPLVSRLTELAADTDPDPVVPSHHDFRPAQVLLDGDDVAFVDFDGACMAEPALDVGRFRAKLRDTGISAFGPDAPVPSPEWVEANLALVDDFCEQFLADYQRWTPVSRDRVLLWETCDLLTTLLHAWTKVRVARVEQRLTLLVHQIGTGGLLDRDAPRS
- a CDS encoding glycosyl hydrolase-related protein, with product MRVYEPYGGRSDVLLRPGFDVADVRVTDLHEHDDEVAATLCPVDVREDGVALRLGPFQIVTLRWVRRPVA
- a CDS encoding DeoR/GlpR family DNA-binding transcription regulator, with protein sequence MVVRSTVDLEGRRQALAELLSSGGSLRIEDLASRFKVSTMTIRRDLQAMEDDGLVRRVRGGAVSGAANFEAREHRAGRAKQEIARKLAALVPSGGVGICMDASSTISVLAGSMPHAENLSVVTDGIETFLTLTRNLRVHAYLTGGQKDPNAGSLIGPVASAALKQFSFARAFLSSAAVDPSFGTSEFSAEECEIKRLMAELSDHVVMAADSQKLGTGAAARCLPWDGIDLMVTELDVSDARLDPYRDHVELL